One window from the genome of Glycine soja cultivar W05 chromosome 12, ASM419377v2, whole genome shotgun sequence encodes:
- the LOC114380567 gene encoding uncharacterized protein LOC114380567 isoform X1, with protein sequence MASAVRLASRSFFANRSRSFVKSSTTPFVFSSSSASRISRASRVLSVVISVESLMPLHSAIANARLTSNIAFDSTCWSSLSRGLKKTL encoded by the exons ATGGCTTCCGCGGTGAGGTTGGCTTCAAGGTCCTTCTTCGCTAATCGTTCTAGAAGCTTCGTCAAGAGCTCAACGACGCCGTTTGTCTTCTCTTCGTCTTCCGCATCACGCATCTCTCGTGCTTCGAG GGTTCTGTCGGTTGTGATAAGCGTTGAGTCGTTGATGCCTCTTCACAGTGCTATTGCTAATGCTAGGCTCACCTCCAATATCGCCTTCGATTCCACCTGCTGGAGCTCGCTTTCTCGAG GACTTAAAAAAACATTGTGA
- the LOC114380567 gene encoding uncharacterized protein LOC114380567 isoform X2 translates to MASAVRLASRSFFANRSRSFVKSSTTPFVFSSSSASRISRASRVLSVVISVESLMPLHSAIANARLTSNIAFDSTCWSSLSRDFAVPR, encoded by the exons ATGGCTTCCGCGGTGAGGTTGGCTTCAAGGTCCTTCTTCGCTAATCGTTCTAGAAGCTTCGTCAAGAGCTCAACGACGCCGTTTGTCTTCTCTTCGTCTTCCGCATCACGCATCTCTCGTGCTTCGAG GGTTCTGTCGGTTGTGATAAGCGTTGAGTCGTTGATGCCTCTTCACAGTGCTATTGCTAATGCTAGGCTCACCTCCAATATCGCCTTCGATTCCACCTGCTGGAGCTCGCTTTCTCGAG ACTTTGCAGTTCCTCGGTGA